CGACTCGAGCGCCTTGGCGGCGACGCCTTCGCCCTCGTGGATCAACCCGAGCAGGATGTGCTCGGTGCCGATGTAGTTGTGGTTGAGGAGTCGAGCCTCCTCCTGGGCGAGCACGACCACGCGTCTCGCCCGGTCGGTGAACCGCTCAAACATGGGGCCTCCTTCCCGCGGCGTGCCGGTGCTGCCGCTCAGCCCCGGGACGCCGGGGAAGCCCGGACCGGACACCGCAGTCCATCGGACGCCATCATGCTCGATGCGACAGACCGAGGTCACCCCTTCTTGGCCGCATGGCGCTCGACCGCGAGGTCGACCAGGCGGGCGACCAGGTCGGAGTAGGAGAGCCCTGACGCCTTCCACAGCAGCGGGAACATGCTCTTGGGGGTGAACCCCGGGATGGTGTTCACCTCGTTGAGCAGCACCCGGTCGGCCGCCTCCTCGTAGAAGAAGTCGACCCGGGCCAGGCCCTCGCAGCCGAGCGCTTGGAACGCGCGCACGGCCAGGTGGCGGACCTGCGCCGCCACGCCGTCGGGGACCGGGGCGGGGATCAGCAGCTTCAGGGACTCGTCCTGGTACTTGGCCTCGAAGTCGTAGAACTCGTTGCCGGGCACGACCTCGCCGACCAGGCTCGCC
The sequence above is a segment of the Actinomycetes bacterium genome. Coding sequences within it:
- a CDS encoding Clp protease N-terminal domain-containing protein; protein product: MFERFTDRARRVVVLAQEEARLLNHNYIGTEHILLGLIHEGEGVAAKALES